Proteins from one Nakamurella multipartita DSM 44233 genomic window:
- a CDS encoding SDR family NAD(P)-dependent oxidoreductase translates to MALDLNNLTGRTALITGASSGIGRQFAHEFARRGCDLVLTARSRGRLTELADELRHTHGVTALVLPHDLGRPGATADLADKLTTHQVTVDILVNNAGFGAHGDLVDTPPERLEAMTALNVDAVVGLTSRLLPGMVERKAGAVINLASTAAFQPVPHMAVYGATKAFVLSFSRALWAETKGSGVAVLALSPGATDTEFFQVADEDAAVGPRRSTAQVVGTALRALAQGRPSVVDGRRNALMAWVSPRSPERLVIGVAERTVRPAR, encoded by the coding sequence GTGGCACTTGATCTGAACAACCTGACCGGCCGGACCGCGCTGATCACCGGCGCCTCGTCGGGCATCGGCCGCCAGTTCGCGCACGAGTTCGCCCGCCGCGGATGCGATCTCGTGTTGACCGCGCGCTCCCGGGGCCGGCTCACCGAGCTGGCCGACGAGCTCCGGCACACCCATGGGGTCACCGCCCTGGTCCTGCCGCACGACCTGGGCCGCCCGGGCGCAACCGCCGACCTCGCCGACAAGCTGACCACCCACCAGGTCACCGTCGACATCCTCGTCAACAACGCGGGTTTCGGCGCGCATGGGGATCTGGTCGACACCCCGCCGGAGCGGTTGGAGGCGATGACGGCACTCAACGTCGACGCGGTCGTCGGCCTGACCAGCCGCTTGCTGCCGGGCATGGTCGAACGAAAGGCCGGCGCCGTCATCAACCTGGCCAGCACCGCGGCGTTCCAACCGGTGCCGCACATGGCCGTCTACGGAGCGACGAAGGCGTTCGTGCTCAGCTTCAGCCGCGCCCTCTGGGCCGAGACCAAGGGCTCCGGTGTCGCCGTGCTGGCCCTGAGCCCCGGTGCCACCGACACCGAGTTCTTCCAGGTCGCCGACGAGGACGCCGCGGTCGGCCCGCGGCGCAGCACCGCACAGGTGGTCGGCACCGCCCTGCGGGCCCTGGCCCAGGGGCGACCCAGCGTCGTCGACGGCCGCCGCAACGCCCTGATGGCGTGGGTGTCGCCGCGTTCCCCGGAGCGGCTGGTGATCGGGGTCGCCGAGCGCACCGTCCGACCAGCTCGCTGA
- a CDS encoding TetR/AcrR family transcriptional regulator encodes MTRAGRASYHHPDLRAALLEHGIALAREGGPEAVSLRDVQRRAGVSNSAAYRHYADRAALLDAIAERANADLSGRMQAALDAVPGDLSPVDAARARLRGLGRVYVGFALDEPGLFATAFGDRDKDLLVHQHAGDDPYVLLGRCLDDLVAAGGLEPGHRPWSEVAAWSAVHGLAVLLGGGPLRGMAPADREAVIERVLDVLIAGLT; translated from the coding sequence ATGACGCGGGCCGGTCGAGCGAGCTACCACCACCCGGATCTGCGGGCCGCGCTGCTCGAACACGGCATCGCGCTGGCTCGCGAGGGTGGGCCGGAGGCGGTGTCGTTGCGCGACGTGCAGCGGCGGGCCGGCGTGAGCAATTCGGCGGCCTACCGGCATTACGCCGACCGGGCCGCGTTGCTGGACGCGATCGCCGAGCGGGCCAACGCGGACCTGAGCGGCCGGATGCAGGCCGCGCTCGACGCGGTCCCGGGCGACCTGTCGCCGGTGGACGCCGCCCGGGCCCGGCTGCGCGGACTGGGCCGGGTCTATGTCGGTTTCGCGTTGGATGAGCCGGGCCTGTTCGCCACCGCCTTCGGTGACCGGGACAAGGACCTGCTCGTCCACCAGCACGCCGGTGACGACCCGTATGTGCTGCTCGGGCGCTGCCTGGACGACCTGGTCGCGGCCGGTGGGCTCGAGCCGGGGCATCGCCCCTGGAGCGAGGTCGCGGCGTGGTCGGCGGTGCATGGCCTGGCCGTGTTGCTGGGCGGTGGCCCGCTGCGAGGGATGGCCCCGGCCGACCGGGAGGCGGTCATCGAACGGGTGTTGGACGTGCTGATCGCCGGGCTGACCTGA